A segment of the Paracoccus suum genome:
GCTTGTGGCCGCCCTGCGCGCCGCTGCGGACACGCTCGACGGCTTCAACCAGATCGCCCCCGAGGACCACCAGTCCTTCCTCACCTCGCTGACCAAGGACGAGAACTTGTGAGCACCGATATGAACGCCAACTTCAAACCCGAGGGCCTTGAGGCGCTGAACGCCCGCGTCGCGCGCGATCTCGCGCTGCTCACCCTGCCCTCTCAGCGCTGGGTTCCCGACGTATTGGTGGATGGCGAGCCGTTGCTGGACGTCGCGATCATCGGCGCCGGCATGGCGGGCCTCGCCGCCGCGGGCGCGCTGCGCAACATCGGCGTCGCCGTGCGCAACTTCGACGCCCGGCCGCGCGGTCTGGAAGGGCCCTGGGCCACGACCGCGCGCATGGAAACCCTTCGCTCGCCCAAGTCCCTGACCGGCCCGGCACTTGGCATCCCCTCACTGACCTTCCGCGCCTGGTTCGAGGCGCAGTTCGGCCTCGCCGCCTGGGAGGCGCTGGACAAGATCCCGCGCCTGCAGTGGATGGATTACCTTCGCTGGTTCCGCGCAGTCATGGACATCGACGTGCGCAATGAGCATCGCATCACCAAGATTCACCTGCGCCCCGACCATGTGCTGCTGGACATGGAGACCCCTGACGGCCCGCTGACCTTGCGCGCGCGGCATGTCGTGCTGGCGACCGGACGCGACGGCCTTGGGGGGCATCGGTGCCACCGCTGGCGCACTCGCTGCCGTCCGACCGCTGGGCGCATTCGTCCGATGACAATGATTACAACGAGCTGCGCGGAAAGCGCGTGGTTGTGGTTGGCGCGGGTGCCTCGGCCATGGACAGCGCCGGCACCGCGTTGGAGGCGGGTGCGACCAGTGTCGATCTACTGATCCGGCGCGCCGAGATTCCGCGTATCAACCGTGGCAAGGGCATGGGCAACGCCGGCGCAGTGGCGGGTTATGCCTCGCTACCCGACGACTGGAAATGGCGCATCAACAGTTATGTCGCGCGCGAGCAATTGCCGCCCCCCCGCGGCAGCATGCTGCGCGTCTCGGCCTTTCCGAATGCCCGCTTCCGGCAAGGCAGCGCGCTGGTCTCGGCCGAGATGGTCGGCGACGAGGTGCTGATCCAGACCACGCGCGGCCCCGTGCGCTGCGACTTCGTGATCTTCTCGACCGGCTTCAAGGTCGATTGGGCCGCCCGCCCCTACCTGTCCGAGATCGCCGCCTGCGCCCGCAGCTGGGCTGATCGCGGCATGCCGGCCGATGCCGACCCCGGCCTCGCCGCCCTGCCAGACCTTGGCCAGGCATTCGAGTTCCTGCCGCGCGAGCCGGGCGCCTGTCCCGGCCTGCAGCGGGTCCATTGCTTCTGTTACCCGGCGGTCATGTCACATGGCACCGT
Coding sequences within it:
- a CDS encoding FAD/NAD(P)-binding protein, giving the protein MSTDMNANFKPEGLEALNARVARDLALLTLPSQRWVPDVLVDGEPLLDVAIIGAGMAGLAAAGALRNIGVAVRNFDARPRGLEGPWATTARMETLRSPKSLTGPALGIPSLTFRAWFEAQFGLAAWEALDKIPRLQWMDYLRWFRAVMDIDVRNEHRITKIHLRPDHVLLDMETPDGPLTLRARHVVLATGRDGLGGHRCHRWRTRCRPTAGRIRPMTMITTSCAESAWLWLARVPRPWTAPAPRWRRVRPVSIY